Sequence from the Salinicoccus sp. RF5 genome:
TTCTGATCCATCGGTACCGGGAACGTCAGTCCCAGTTCATCAATGAAGTCCTGTACACCTTCCTCGCTCTGCTCGGATTCAGTCAGATTCACAGCCAGAATCTCTACATCCTCAGCTTCATAGAGCTTTTGAAAGTCGGGCATTTCCGCCCGGCACGGTGGACACCAGGTGGCCCAGAAATTGATGATCACCGGCTGCCCCCTGAATTCAGACAATCTGGCTTCCTCCCCTTCGAGCGTCGTCAGCAGAAAGTCGGGTGCAGTCTGTCCTTCTTCAAGTCCGACATCCTCAGATTCGTTCTGCTCGCTTATTTCCGTTTCCTCGGAAGCGCCTCCGATATATTCATAGACTGCCCATCCGACCATTCCTACAACCAAAATGATAAGTATAATCTTCTTCATTAAAAAATCCTCCTGTTAACCCAATTTTGACAACCATGTTCCATCGACAAGGTCGAGTAGATATTCTGTAATCCTAGGCATCAGGCCAAGGAAGAGTACAATCCCCATCACGATCATCACAGCGCCTCCGATTTTCATGATGGTCCCTGAATAGCGGACGATCCAACGCGTCGATCCAAGAAAGAAACTCAACACGATAAACGGCAGGGCAAATCCGATGACATACATGACGGTGTAGACCATCCCCTGCCCCGGGCTGCTCGCAGCGAGCAGCAGTATCGAACCGAAGATGGGTCCGATGCAGGGCGTCCATCCGGCTGCAAATCCAAGGCCGACGAAAAATGTGCCTATATAGCCTGCTGATTTTTTGGAGTACTGCAACCTTCTTTCCTGCATTAAAGAGGGGATGTTGATCCACCCGGCCACAAACAATCCCATGACGATGATGAAGACCCCTGCAATCCTCTGGAGCAGCAGGCCGGAGTCTCCGAGGAGAAGATCCTGTATCCATTTCCCCAAGAATGAGGCGCCGGCACCCAGACTGATGAATACAAAGGAGACGCCGAACAGGAAAATCAATGAGTGGCTGAGTATATGGCTCCGTAATTTTGTGGTCTTGCCCCCCTGGAGTTCCTTCACGCTGACGCCGGTGATATATGATACAAACGCAGGGAAAAGTGGTAGTACGCATGGGGACAGGAACGACAGCGCCCCTGCAGCTACTGCCCAGACGGCCCCCACTAATATCATCGTATCGGCTTCTATACCTGTCATATCCTACCTTCCTTTCCAACTGTAATGAATATGATGAGACTGCTGATTGCGAAAAACAGCGCTATAAACCCGGGCTGCATGATGTAGCCGAATACCGTAACTACCGGATAGAGGAGAATAAGCAGCATCATGCCACCCGACCATAAGGTGATCAGTAAGAGGGTCAGCATCCTGAGGCCTGTCCGCTTCTCCAAAACCAGAAATATGATCAGAAGCCCTGAAAGCAATAATAGGTATCCAAAAGAACCATCATCATTGTTCCACAGGAACTGGATCAGCTCATATACCATGGAGGAGAGCAGGAAGACCATTGTAAATGCCTTTATAAAGCCACCGCGGTCTGCCTTCCTTCTTTTATGCTGATACATGAACAGCACTGAACTGAAGATGAATGCCAGGTAGAAAGTTTCGGCAGAACCGGGATACGCCAATATGGTCAAAGGCTCACTGATGAATGCAGGAAAATTCAAGATCACTTTTGAAAGCCAGATGAACAGCACGAAATTGATCAGCACAGATGAAATATCTTCGAGGGTCTTCATTTTTTCCCTATGGTCCTCTTCAGTGAATATGTAATAAATCGCAAAGCCTGCAATAAAGCTTATAAGGATGATGATCATCGACAGCATGACATTGGTGACTACCATCTCTTCCCTCCTCCATTTGGTTTTCCAATACAATGTTGAAGTATGAATGTGAAGATATGATGAAAATGCCTTAATTTTTAAGTCGGATTTCTTTCAAATGGAATTTGTGATGTAATTTCATAGAATCTTCACAATTCTATTCTATGCTTGGATATGTATTCTTTAGTAAAAATAAAACGTATGAATGGAGGGGCGGTCATTGGACCATAATAAACAGTTGACGATTCTGCAGATGAACGATACCCACGGCTATTATGATCTTCATCCCGAAATGTTTATAGAAAAAGGGGAGGAGCGCTATCGGAATGCAGGGGGATACGCCCGCATTGCCACGATCTTTAAGGAGGCGAGGAAAGATAACCCACAAGGTGTCCTGGCCTTCGATAATGGAGATACATTTCATGGTACCTACCCTGTCGTGTCAACGAAGGGGGAAATGCTTGTGCCGATTCTGAAGGCACTGCAGTTTGATGCAATGACTTCCCATTGGGATTTCGCCTATGGCCCTGACCAGCTTGAAAGCCTGATGTCCAAACTGGATTATCCGATGCTTGCATGCAACATCTACGATAAGGAAACAGATGAACCTGCCTTCACTCCCTACATCATCAGTGAACGTGCCGGTCTGAAGATCGGGGTCATCGGTGTTGCCGAGCATATTGTCGATAAGATGATGCCGGAGCATTTTTCCGAAGGGATCTACTTTACGCTAGGGAACGAAGAGGTCCAGAAAACAGCCGATCAGCTCAGACGGGAGGAACAGGTCGACCTGGTCATCGTGCTTTCTCATTTCGGGTTTCCACAGGATGTGAAGCTTGCTTCTGAAACCGAAGGCATAGATATCATACTGAGCGGCCACACCCATAATACGCTAAGACAGCCTGCAGAGGTGGATGGCACCCTGATCATCCAGTCCGGCTGTCATGGTGCACATATCGGAAGACTTGATCTCGAAGTCGGGAAAGGTGGAGTCATCGACTACTCCCACCGCCTGATCGAGGTCGCGGAAGGGGTGGAGCCTGATGGTGATATCCAGCGCATCATTGATGATGCTGTTGCGCCCTACAGGGAAACAATGGAGGAAGTGGTCGGCCATACAGACACAGCACTCCACCGCTATAATCAGCTGGAATCTACTGCCGACAACCTGCTCCTCAGTTCACTCCTCGATGTTTCAGGTGCAGAAGTTGCATTCTCGAATGGGTGGCGGTATGGTGCACCAGTCCCCGTCGGACCGGTGACGATGAACGATTTATGGAATATCATTCCGACCAATCCACCGGTTTCGACGACACGGCTGAGCGGCCGTGAGATACTCGATATGCTGGAAGAGAATCTGGAAAACACATTCGCTAAAGACCCTTATGATCAGAAAGGTGGATATTTGAAGCGCTGTCTTGGCCTGAAGATGTATATAAAGATCGAAAACCCTGCAGGGTTGCGTATCCAGGATATCTACATCAATGGTGAACCATTGGATCAGGAGCGGGAGTATCTCGCCTCCTTCGTCACTGTTCAGGGTGTGCCCAAAAAATATGGAAAGGACCGCCGAAATCTGGATGTCAGTGCATTGGATGCCCTGAGAGGATATATAGGAAAATCGGGTACGGTATCTTCAGGTCTGGTGGGCACAGTGCAGGTCATCTGATCCAATCATCGGTTGAATGAAAACCACGCCGACAAAAATATTCATTTGAGTTGAAGTACCTTTGGAGAGCCATGGGCACTTCTTTCATATGTTTCCTTATAGAATCGGATTTCAGAATCTCTGGACCATCCCGCCCTCTTCACGACCATGTGTAGCCCCCAGCGATATTTAAGCCTGTCCAGAAATGCTATAATGTTCATTAAGGAAGAACAAAATGAAGTGAAGTAGAAGGAGTATAATATAATGACAAGCAAGAAATCGAATGGCCCGGATGCCGAATGGATCGTTGAAGAATCGACAGAGCTGCTGAAGTTCCTATTTGAAAAGATGCCTTCGCGCAGCCGTAAGTCAGTGAAGGGGATCTTAGGCCGTGGCCAGATCCATGTGAACGGCGAAGCGACCACCCAATTCAATGCGGTGCTGCAGCCCGGAGACCGTGTTGAAATCAATTCCCGTTTCGGGGCAAGGAATGTGAAGGTGAAGGGAATCAAGATACTGCATGAAGACGATGATGTGATTGTGGTTGAAAAGGAAGCGGGGATGCTGTCGATTGCGTCGGATAAGGAGAATCAGATGACTGCCTACCGTCAGCTCTCAGACCATGTACAGCGCAGCCATCCCAGAAACCGGATCTTTGTCGTGCACCGTCTGGACCGTGATACTTCCGGAGTGATGATGTTTGCGAAAAGTAAAGATGTGCAGCAGAAATTGCAGAATGCCTGGAAGGATACCGTCTCCGAGCGCACCTATATCGCACTCGTCGAAGGAAGGGTGCAGGAGGATGGGACCATCAGTTCCTGGTTGACTGAAGATAAGACGCTTACTGTGCGATCGAGTAAAAATCCAAATCACGGAAAGAAAGCTGTAACCCATTATAAAGTGTTGAAATCCAATAAAAATTCATCATTATTGAAAGTCAATCTGGAGACGGGACGTAAAAATCAGATTCGCGTTCACATGCAGGAACTCGGTCATCCCATCGTGGGGGATAAAAAATATGGTTCCCGCAGCAATCCCATCCGGAGGATGGGTCTGCATGCCCATGTGCTTGCATTCAGACATCCGAAGAGCGGAGAATCCCTGAGGTTCGAGTCGGAAGTTCCAAGTGCATTCATGCGCAGCTTCAATTGAACGGAAGCCGGTCGGAGAAACAGTCTCCCGACCATCAAAGAGAGCCTGACCATCACTTATGATGGTCAGGCTCTCTTTTAATCCTTGATATGGAGGATGCACGTGCTATTAGCTCGAATAATCGTCACTATCCTGTTCAGTCTTGTCATCAGGATCCTGATTCTTTTCCTCCTCATTGGATAGGTTCCCGAGGAAATTTTCGAGATCGAAGCCGGTCATCTGGCCCATGCTTTCCTGAAGCTTGGCCATGGTTCCTGTCACTGTGTTCGGCAATGAGTTCAACTGGTCTCCACTGCCTCCATCGAGGATACGTATGGATTCTACATTGCCGAGTGATTCACTGACGGCTCTGGCGAATTCAGGCATGATTTCAATAAGCTGTTCGAGAATGATGACGTCCTTATGCTCGGCCATTGCTTTGGCGCGGCGTTCGATGGCCTCGGCCTCAGCCATGCTCTTCTCCCTGATGACTTCCGCTTCAGCCTTACCTTCGGCCATGCGTGCCTCGGCTCTTGCTTCAGCTTCCTTGGTGCGTGCATAGTAGTCGGCTTCAGCCTGCTGTCTGCGGACCTCCACCTGCTGCTTCTCCAGGGCCACATCATTTTCACGTTCCATCTGGCGGAGCTTCAACTCGTTCTGCTTCTCCTGCTCGCGGATCTCCAGACGTTGACGCTCCACTTCCAAGCGTCTCTCTTCCTCTTCAAGCTGGCCGGCGGCTCTTGCAGCTGCATTTTCCTTCTCGGTTTCAGCAAGTATTTTGGCGTCCTTTAAGTCCTTTTCCTTGCGGCTGTCGGCGATATTCATTTCCCTCTTGTACTGTTCGTTGGAAATGTCTTCGTTATCTTTAGCCTGTTGGATTTCTGTTTCGCGCCTATTCTCGGATTCTGCAATTTCTGCTTCCTTCTTCACCCTGGCAATCTGCGGTCGGCCAAGGTTTTCAAGATAATTTTCATCATCCTTCAAATCCGATAGGCCCAGGGAAGTGATTTTGAATCCCATCCTGTTCAGCTGGTCCTGGGCGATTTCACGCACTTGTTCGTTGAAGCTCTCACGATCCTTATTGATCTGCTCCACTGTCATCTTGGACAGGATCGCTCGCAGATTCGAATTCAGGACTTCAGATATTTCATGCTCGATATCCTCCTGGTCCTTCCCGAGGAACTGTTCTGCATACTTCACGATGCCATCCAGGTCATCGGCCACTTTTACAGTTGCAACAGCCTGACCGTAGATCCCCACACCTTCAAGTGTGTAGACCTTTGGTGTTGAAATCTGCAGCTGGAATGATTTCAGGGATACTCTCGTACCAGTCTGGAAGAGTTTGAGCCTGTGGCCGCCACCGCGGATGACCTTCATATAACGGCCCTGATCATCTTTATATATATTCGTCTCTTTAGTTTCATCCCCAAGATTCGGTCCTGTGACGATGAGCGCTTCGTTGGAAGGGACGGTACGGTATCTGGCCTTCATGAACAGATACCATCCAACAGCACCGGCGATGAGCAGTGCGGCAATTACGAGTATAACGATCAATGTTCCTGTAAGTTCCATATGTATTCTCCCATCTTTATGATTTTACGTCATGTGCAGGGGGCAAGTTCCAAAAGGCAGGTGTAGATTGCAATTATCCTCCTCCTGTAAAATTATGTGATTCGAATCACCCGACATATATACATAATCAGGCTCTCAATTTCCTTAGAAAAGAAGAAGCTGAAAATGGTTATATATCCATGGTACCATTTTTAATAATATTTGTTATATTCAATAAAAAATTATTGGATAATTTAATAAAAAAGCTCCCTTATGAATTGGATTACCAATTCATAAGGGAGTTGATATGGGTGAAGCTCTTACCACCAGTTGTTCGCTTGACGGAATTCAATCGCTGCTTCTACAGAACCGTAGCGTTCAACAGCATAGTCGAGCATGCCTTCAGTCTGTGTTTCTACAGAACCAGTGCCCCAATATTCCTTCGTCTGACCAAGGCCTCTGTAGCCAAGCTCATTGACGGCCTGCGGGTTACCGCTGGATTCAGGCATTACGATGTGCTGCCACATTGCTTCTGAACCGCCTGCTGCAAGGAACTGCTCCTTAGTGGAACCGTTCGCTGCTGGTGCTGCTGCCTGTACATCTTCAACCTGTTGTGTCTGTTGTACCGGCTCTTCTTCAACGACCTGTGGTGCCTCTTCTTGAGTTTCCGTTTCAGCTGGCTGTTGTGGCGCAGCTTCCTGCGTTTCTTCTTCAGTCACCTGCGGTGCCGCTTGTTGAGGCGCCTCTTGTGGTGCTGCCTCTGCCACTTCCGGTGTTTCTACGCTGTAGCCGCCATAGGACCATGTGTAGTACGTACCATCGGATTCGAAGTTGTAGTTGACACCATCAACAGTGAAGTTGTAGCTGTATTCACCTTCGTGGATCGGTGCATTGTTCAGTGTGCTTGAGTTGTTCTGCGCCATCTGTGCAAGTTCATCTTTATTGATTTCTGAAGCTTCTGCATTCTGGTCGGCTGCGATGCCGGATACGCCAAGTCCAAGTGCGAGTGTCGTCGTCAGTATTGTTTTCTTCATAAAAAAGTCTCATCCTCCATGAATGGGTATATTATTTATCAATCGGTTGTTTTTAATCTTTAAGGTGCATCACGTTTTGATGTCTTTCTTTTTTCAAGACAAGACACACTATAACACGTGTATTCCCGCCTGTGGTTACAGTAGAATAATAATGAGGTTACAAATGACACCGATGTCTGTAACATGGAGATATGACTGTAATATTTCGCAATACTTCTGGTAATAGACATGAATAAAAACAAAAAAACTGCAATCCACCTGATTGGGATGGATTGCAGTCTTTAATTTGAAATCAGATAAATTTCCTGCCGGGTGCTTTTACAAGCTGTTCTTCGTCCTCCAAGTAGCGTTCGATGCCTTCTGCTGCCCGATAGGCCAAAGCCCCGATGGTCGGAGTTGGGTGATGGCCCCCAAATTGTGGGAAGGCTGAACCTCCTACGACGAAAAGGTTGTCCACATCCCACATCTGCAAGTAGCTGTTTACGGCGGAAGTTTCCGGGTCATCTCCCATGACGACGCCTCCAGTATAATGGCCACCGGAATAGACATGATTGAATTCTTCAGGCACATTACCATCTTCAATGATATCAGCGCCCATCTCTTCCATGATTTCGTGGCATCGCTCTATACCAAATTGGGCGATATTCCTTTCCTGGTCGCCAAACTTGTAGGTGGCCCGCAGTAGGGGATCTCCATACTCATCCGTATAGGTCGGGTCAAGGTCGAGATAGTTGTGCCAGTAGGACATAGCTATGGATGTATACCATATGGTCAAGGTCCGGTAGGCATAGTGGAGGGATTTATCTTTGAACTCCTGTCCCCAGTTTGGTGTGTCTCCAGGAACATTGCCGCTGCTTGAAATGGCCCCGAACCCATATTGCCTCAACTCTATCGCTCCTCCCCCGATGAAATCGAGGTCCGAGTGGTCAAAGTTGTCTGCAGCATAATCATTTACTGCAGCACCGAGGGCACCAGCCCCCATATAGAGGTTGAATTGTTCATTTTCGAAAAAGCCGGTAGCCCCATGAAAGGCTGAATTGTACTGTCCGTTGAAGTTCCGGCCAATGACACCCTCCCGTGTTTCCGGATCATATTGTTCTCCTATGTCCGAGAGCATCAGCAGGCGGTTAT
This genomic interval carries:
- a CDS encoding RluA family pseudouridine synthase, with amino-acid sequence MTSKKSNGPDAEWIVEESTELLKFLFEKMPSRSRKSVKGILGRGQIHVNGEATTQFNAVLQPGDRVEINSRFGARNVKVKGIKILHEDDDVIVVEKEAGMLSIASDKENQMTAYRQLSDHVQRSHPRNRIFVVHRLDRDTSGVMMFAKSKDVQQKLQNAWKDTVSERTYIALVEGRVQEDGTISSWLTEDKTLTVRSSKNPNHGKKAVTHYKVLKSNKNSSLLKVNLETGRKNQIRVHMQELGHPIVGDKKYGSRSNPIRRMGLHAHVLAFRHPKSGESLRFESEVPSAFMRSFN
- a CDS encoding TlpA disulfide reductase family protein; translation: MKKIILIILVVGMVGWAVYEYIGGASEETEISEQNESEDVGLEEGQTAPDFLLTTLEGEEARLSEFRGQPVIINFWATWCPPCRAEMPDFQKLYEAEDVEILAVNLTESEQSEEGVQDFIDELGLTFPVPMDQNSIVSEMYEVQAYPTSYIVDSDGKIQFTARGAINYDIMQRELSNIN
- a CDS encoding bifunctional UDP-sugar hydrolase/5'-nucleotidase — encoded protein: MDHNKQLTILQMNDTHGYYDLHPEMFIEKGEERYRNAGGYARIATIFKEARKDNPQGVLAFDNGDTFHGTYPVVSTKGEMLVPILKALQFDAMTSHWDFAYGPDQLESLMSKLDYPMLACNIYDKETDEPAFTPYIISERAGLKIGVIGVAEHIVDKMMPEHFSEGIYFTLGNEEVQKTADQLRREEQVDLVIVLSHFGFPQDVKLASETEGIDIILSGHTHNTLRQPAEVDGTLIIQSGCHGAHIGRLDLEVGKGGVIDYSHRLIEVAEGVEPDGDIQRIIDDAVAPYRETMEEVVGHTDTALHRYNQLESTADNLLLSSLLDVSGAEVAFSNGWRYGAPVPVGPVTMNDLWNIIPTNPPVSTTRLSGREILDMLEENLENTFAKDPYDQKGGYLKRCLGLKMYIKIENPAGLRIQDIYINGEPLDQEREYLASFVTVQGVPKKYGKDRRNLDVSALDALRGYIGKSGTVSSGLVGTVQVI
- a CDS encoding cytochrome c biogenesis CcdA family protein: MTGIEADTMILVGAVWAVAAGALSFLSPCVLPLFPAFVSYITGVSVKELQGGKTTKLRSHILSHSLIFLFGVSFVFISLGAGASFLGKWIQDLLLGDSGLLLQRIAGVFIIVMGLFVAGWINIPSLMQERRLQYSKKSAGYIGTFFVGLGFAAGWTPCIGPIFGSILLLAASSPGQGMVYTVMYVIGFALPFIVLSFFLGSTRWIVRYSGTIMKIGGAVMIVMGIVLFLGLMPRITEYLLDLVDGTWLSKLG
- a CDS encoding flotillin family protein — its product is MELTGTLIVILVIAALLIAGAVGWYLFMKARYRTVPSNEALIVTGPNLGDETKETNIYKDDQGRYMKVIRGGGHRLKLFQTGTRVSLKSFQLQISTPKVYTLEGVGIYGQAVATVKVADDLDGIVKYAEQFLGKDQEDIEHEISEVLNSNLRAILSKMTVEQINKDRESFNEQVREIAQDQLNRMGFKITSLGLSDLKDDENYLENLGRPQIARVKKEAEIAESENRRETEIQQAKDNEDISNEQYKREMNIADSRKEKDLKDAKILAETEKENAAARAAGQLEEEERRLEVERQRLEIREQEKQNELKLRQMERENDVALEKQQVEVRRQQAEADYYARTKEAEARAEARMAEGKAEAEVIREKSMAEAEAIERRAKAMAEHKDVIILEQLIEIMPEFARAVSESLGNVESIRILDGGSGDQLNSLPNTVTGTMAKLQESMGQMTGFDLENFLGNLSNEEEKNQDPDDKTEQDSDDYSS